ataataatactaatatatttttttctactagATAATTCTATATACCTAGACAGACAGCCACTAGTTCTTCAGGAAAATGCATTGCATCACAAATAATTAtagaattaattttatttaaatagataatttgttagctatcattcaagaatcattCGATGGAACTGTGTAAACACAAGCCAGCACCCGAAAAAGGAAGGAAAGCATAACTAGTTTACAGATGCTCACCCAAGGTCTTTCGTATGATCAAGCTTGCGACTCCCCGTGATTGCAGACTCTGCATCTGTGGTCTCATACAAGAGAGACTTTTCTTCAGGCAcattaactttaaattttctGAAGGATGCAACCAGTACTTGACATATGCGCGTCAGAGGGCTCCCTCCAGGTTTCTGGTTACGATACAATCGGGTACCAGAAAAGAAGCTGACTACAGCAATGGCCATGGTCACTGCTGGAATTCCAAAACCCCAGCCCCAGCCCACATTATCTTGTATCCAAACCAGCATAGAAGAGGCAACAAGAGCTCCAATATTAATTGAAAAATAGAACCAATTAAAGAAAGAAGACTTGTGTTTCTTCTCAACCTCATCAGCATCATCAAACTGATCTGCCCCGTAAGATGAAACGCAGGGCTTAATCCCTCCAGTACCCAATGCTATGAGATAAAGTGCAACAAAGCAAACTGCAGTTTGCACTTCCTTTGGATGACAGACATCTTCCCCAGAACAACTTGGCTTTAGGCCTGGGACAGAAGCAGACAATGTCAACAGAGTCATCCCCTGCAAGAGACACACATTTATGCTTCTAAGTACCAACAAAAAGAATTTAAGTTGAcactttaaatatatatatttttatgtttacgACAATTAATTATTATTGGGCAAGTAAATGAAGGCATTCAAGCCTTGAGTAATATAAAAGCTTCCTTTGGCAAATCTCTCGTCTTTCTTATCTAATATTCTCTTAGCAATCTTGAGTGTGGTAAGGTTGACTTATCTTCTATTTCGACAAAAGGCCCACACTGATGTTACATAGCTTTTGGTTTGCTATCCCAATCATGATTTTCCTACCCCTGCCCCAGAGGAAAGGTATTTCACTTTTGGCCGGTTGTGGGTGAGGAGGGATTCAAACCCTCGACACCGTGGTTTGTAGCCATGAGTAAGTCGTGCAAGATCGTGAGCAAGTTACCAAGTGACTGCACGGTGCACTTAGTCAAAGTTTAAGGGCGTGAcaataggctccaaaaacttcaTTTTCCTCTTGATCATTCATCCTTCACATGTTCAGCATAATATGTTTACCTTAGAACAACTTTTTTCATTTTGTAGTTTCTCAAGCAAATCACATAATATGTCCAGCAGTGTGTGTGTAGAGGTGGATCTGGATTTAAAGTTTATGGGTTCGGGATGCCACTGAACTCATGAACCAATTGAGTTACTGGTTCAGAATAATATCTGTACATATTTAGCAGATAttttaacatatatatagaatCTAAGCAAAAGCTACTGGGTCCTGGTGGATCACATAAtatgtttttcttcttttagttTCTAAGGCAAATGGCAGAGTTACAGTAGAGAACAAAAATACTTGAACAGATGATAAAACTTACAATTACATAGATGATTGAGAAACAAGCAATTGTCCAGTATCTTCCTAAGTAGGCATCTGCTAGAAATGCCCCAATTAAGGGTGTTATGTAACATGTTCCAGACCAATTTGAGACATTCTTTGAAGCTGTAGCACTATGTTGGTTGAGCCTTTTCTTGAAATACAGAACAAGATTTGTACTCATCCCATAATATGCTAATCTTTCACAACACTCATTTCCTGCCAACAAATATCAAGAATCAACACAACCCCACTTGAGAAATTTAACCAGAAAACAATCAAATAATGTTctaaaaaaaggaattttgaGTGTACCTAAGATAAAAGGACAAGCTTTCCAAGTCCCAGTTTCATTCTTCTTAGCAGGGTTATTTCTGTAATCAACTGTACCATCTTTCGTATACAAATCATCTTCTGCAAAGACTTCTCCCATGGCCTTTCTATATGCTGcaaattagaatatattttctaaCAAAATTTCAAGATTTTGGTAGGTCACACAGAATGACAACCTAAAAAAATGAACTTTAAAATCGACAGCTGACAAAACTAAATGGTATAGTAAATACTTGAATTTGAAATTGTTTGTTGGGTTCTCAGCAGAATTGCTTTGCTGCACTAATAATACATTAGGGAAATCAAGAAAACGGTGTGctttaaatagataaacaagaagaaagcaaaaagaaaaagataagctCCAAGAGTGAGCTGGATGGCCGAAATGATTTATAAATGAAGCAACGCAGTaatccaaaaaattttgaataaagTTCTCTCCTGTCACAGCATTAAATGGATTGACATGTCATTAGTTGGTGGGAGCTATAATTTCTAGTAAAgagattcaaatttttttaaaaaaaaatatatgaattaattgAAGAAAATTCAAATGAACCCGACTATAAAGTGGCTATGCCCAGGACTTCTATAGTATATCTAGATACTTCATGCGCAaacaaaattattaataatagtatatcAAATTATATCTAATTTACTTTCTTTTTAGTTCGTATCAAAATtcgatattaaattaaattacctCCCGTACTAATGTGGAAAGTTGGCATTACTGCCAACTCACTGATTTGGCGCATGCGATTTAACCCTTTTCAGACATCTCTTTCTAGAGTCCGTTTGGATGAAATCAACTTAAAgtccttttttaatttttggacgtgtttgtctaatgtctaagaaaattaattttatatctcttatattttaactaaattttcaaactatcatttttattcttttaacccaaaaattcaaacacttagtTTCTACATAagtacttttatccaaacacttaactacttatttataaaaataactttcggcacattaaaattctaaaagcacttcatacataaaagtttttttttttaagctcatccaaacgggctcctagtcatttatcaattaaaaaaattagaggTTTTAAGGAATTAAATTAGCGACCTCCTCAACACTAAGGTTTGCGACTATACAATAATAATGTGTTAATCTCAACTTTTAATagtaatattataattaaattgtattttataattatgacATTATCGTGATGATCCATTTAATCGTTTGCTTGTTTAATCATTAAcacactttaaaaaataaaaaataaaaataaaaattctgcATTACCTAATAATAAACAGTGAAGTGGAGAAGGAGTTAAATGTCAAGTTGTGCGGCACTCAAAGACAAGTTTGTCTTCTTCGACGTGCCGTATTGACGCAAGGTCAACCCAAGCCAGAGGCTGATGaagatattaaataattattcaattattttacaTTGAAAACACAAAGATATAGACTAGTAAAGAATTACCATAATAGCCAAATAGTTGAGCACCCTAgagaataaatttataatttcaaTCATATGATAAATTTATCGGCTAAAAATATTGAAGATTGAATTCATCagatttaaattctaaattcaacATTTAAGAGTGTGTAAGCAAGTTGAAAtttgtaaaattaattaaagtgtGCATAAATTGATCCAGATATTACGTCGGCATAGAAAAAAGCTAGATTTTAATTTAAGGCACGTTTGGAACAACGGATAAAGAATAATTAATCtcgaaattaatttaaaaatgaatTTACCTCATATTTGACTGAAATATAATCACGGGATAACTTATTCCAAAATGATTATAATGTTATTTTTATCCCACATTAAGAATAGAATAACTAATCTCGAAATAAGTTGTTTCTAAATCAAAACGAGCCCTTAGTGCGATGGTGTAGGTGTGAAAGGAAAGCATGGAGTGTGTGGAAAAGAGGAAAACAAAGTGCACTAGAAAGTGAAAGTTGCCAACTGGGCCAAACCACCAATTTTCCAATGAGCAAAACTTTGACAAGCGCATGGGAGAGATAAGAAAGAATCAAAGTTCTAATTGATTACGACCTTTcctttgttatatatatatatgttcacTCCCATTGATTACGTTGGAGCTGCTGGACTAACACTAAGAGGGACAACATTATATTTAACCAAAGAGGCTAAGGAAAAGTATACCAACTATAGTATATCATCCCTTGTGTTCAAATTTGATTCCTTGTGGACAAAATGTATGTAAGGGTTATTCAACAAATGCTTTGAATATTCTTCTGCCTAATGGTCTTTCTTTGAAAAATACATACTCGCATTAATTAGACTAGATGTTAGTActccatttatttttacttgtcatattttactttttgagaacgaaattgtatgaattttaaattgtatttcttcatcatattaatatgaaaagaattacaatttatagtatttttcatatattttttgaatatctaaatttaaaatttaaaatagtgaATCTGTCTTATTCAATTTACCCAAATGTGTCATCCAcgtaaagaaataaaataattattttcttccaATTCAATTTTAAGCATATGAAATTTTATGTGTTCGTTCCATAATTGTACGTATGACGTTGGACATGTGCACATTTGAAACACTTTCGAGGCGGCCGAAACAGAAGCAGCGAAAGCCGGCGAGATCttatttttttgtgatttttgtgttagaaaatataattatatgattaaaataaaaattggtaATTATAGGATCATTTACCCctattttattttgatgatCTGTCAATGTAGAGCCAAGATCCATCAATCAATTTAGCGTGAATTTGGAGGAAAGGTAAACGAATGTCAAGGCCCAACATTTTATTTGCTTAGCAGATAAAGCCCAGCCAAGAAAGTAAGCAAAAGTCCAGGCTCAACAAAAGCCCAAATACTAAATTGAATTTTTTCCCCACACATTTCTTTGTTgttgtcttttctcttttttctttttattatatgTCTGAAATTTACAAGCTTGAACTCGATTATTTCTGATTTGCGCTAAGTAAGACTCACTAAAAAGTTGTGTCTAGCTAGAATTATGTGTGTATTCTGGCACGTATAGAAATGTTAGAGACGTGTATAAAttataaagagaaaaaatttaTTGACTTTAGGTCTTGAATTCGTCACTTAGTTGAAAATTCTTAAAGCcaaaattttcagaattttatgACTAGGTTTAACTATACATATAGGACGAATAATTAGctattccaaaaatattttgattgtgAAAGCAAAATAGCAAATAGTAGCGGAATTGAGATTTTCACTAAGAGGTtcaatataaaaaagtaaatacaCGAAGAAATTGAAGAAAGTTCAACATTTACTACATATACATTAACAAAAAACATGTATTTTAACAATCCAATTTTTCATTGGGTTCGGATGAACTCCTCGACCCTATCTGGCTCCGCCCCAGCTCCATGTATCCATGATAGTCACTCTCTAACTACAagctgcttctttttttttttgccccACCTTTTTCTTCCACAAAATAAGTTTTTAAACTCTTCTGGAAGAATTAACGCAGCTCACCTACAACCGTTTCTTTAAAGAAACAATACAACCAACATACAGCTCACTTTTTCAATAATACTTACTTGAGCAAATGTACAATTATGGTCTTACTAATTAGAAAAGTTTTTAACTAATAAGGCTCAAGATCTCTGAATTAATCAAGCCAGCTTCAATTCTAGGTTTTATCTGCTTTGAACCATGTGAAAAGCTATCTTAATATAACCTAATGCTTAAttttattagtattt
This Solanum dulcamara chromosome 8, daSolDulc1.2, whole genome shotgun sequence DNA region includes the following protein-coding sequences:
- the LOC129899998 gene encoding protein NRT1/ PTR FAMILY 8.1-like isoform X1 encodes the protein MGEVFAEDDLYTKDGTVDYRNNPAKKNETGTWKACPFILGNECCERLAYYGMSTNLVLYFKKRLNQHSATASKNVSNWSGTCYITPLIGAFLADAYLGRYWTIACFSIIYVIGMTLLTLSASVPGLKPSCSGEDVCHPKEVQTAVCFVALYLIALGTGGIKPCVSSYGADQFDDADEVEKKHKSSFFNWFYFSINIGALVASSMLVWIQDNVGWGWGFGIPAVTMAIAVVSFFSGTRLYRNQKPGGSPLTRICQVLVASFRKFKVNVPEEKSLLYETTDAESAITGSRKLDHTKDLGFFDKAAVQTESDHVKGNIDSWRLCTVTQVEELKSIIRLLPIWATGIIFSTVYGQMSTLFVLQGAAMDTRVGNSSFKIPPASLSIFDTLSVIFWVPIYDQYIVPIARKITGHKNGLTQLQRMGTGLFISIFAMVSAGILEFYRLKYVKRHNYYELEEVPMTIFWQVPQYFLIGCAEVFTFIGQLEFFYDQAPDAMRSLCSALSLTTVALGNYLSSLLVTIVMKITTKNGKPGWIPDNLNYGHIDYFYYLLAVLSVLNLGVYLMIAKWYTYKRPVGTLR